The genomic DNA GGCGAGGCGATCCGGGTCGGGGTCATGGATCAACAGATGGTGATGGAACGGACGAAGGGCGGGAAACTGGCCTTGGAAGATGTGAAGGGATATTCCATGACCAGGCAGAAGATCATTAATGCCGATGAACAAGAACTTAAAGATTTGGACCAGTCTTTACAAGATCCGAACGCCAAACTCACCGACCAGGCGAGACAAGAAAAAGAAGAGCAGTTGCGGAGTAAGATGGAAGCGTATCAGCGGCGCCTGCAAGAATTTAATCGTGAAGTTCAACAAAAGCAGCGCGAGATGGTGGCGGAATATGCGCAAAAGATCGCGACCGCCGCGAAGGTCGTGGCTCAGAAGGAGGGATATACGGCCATCCTCGATAAAGGCAATGAGGCCCTCATCCGCATCGTGCTCTATCATCAGCCGGCGTTGGACGTGACGGACTCCGTCATCAAGGAATTCGATCGGCAGAATCCTTAAACCGTAGAACTCTCAGGGAGAGAGAGGAGGCAGAGCCAATGGCATCGGTCGAGCAGGCTGAGATTCAGGCGTTACTTCCCCACCGGTATCCCTTCTTGCTGGTGGATCGGATTAAAGAGTTTGAACCGCATAAGAAAATCGTCGGGTTCAAAAACGTGACGGTGAATGAGCCGTTCTTTCAAGGGCATTTCCCCGGACGCCCTGTGATGCCTGGGGTGCTGATTATCGAGGCCATGGCGCAGGCAGGCGGCGTCCTGGTCTTCAAGTCGGGGGGATCGGTCGGAAAAACCGTCATGTACTTGACCGGTATCGACGAGGCGAAATTTCGACGACCGGTCGTGCCGGGCGATCAGCTCCGTTTTGAGATCGAAGTGCTGAAGAAGCGTCCACCGTTCTGGAAGATGCAAGGGAAGGCATACGTCGACAATGAGGTTGTCTGTGAAGCCGTGGTGACGGCGATGGTAATGGAAGAGAAGGCAGGTCAATAGTCATGTGTCAATCGATTATTGCAATGACCATTGACGATTGACGCTTTTTTATGGGGGCATGCGTGAAGATACATCCTACAGCGATCGTTCATCCCAAGGCGAGCCTTGATGGTGATGTCGAGATCGGACCATTTTGTGTGATCGGGGAGCATGTCGCGATCGGAAAGGGCAGCCGATTGCTCTCCCATGTAACTATCGATGGGTGGACGGAAATCGGGGAACGGAACGAAATGCACCCGTTTGCCTCAATAGGAGGACCTCCGCAACACCTTGGATATAAAGGTGAGCCGACCAAGGTCATCATCGGCCATGACAACACCATCCGGGAGTATGTCACGATCAACCGGGGAACCGTCCAGGGGGGCGGAGTGACCTCTCTTGGGTCGAAGGGCATTCTGATGGCCTACGTGCATGTGGCGCATGATTGCCGGCTCGGCGACCACATTATTATGGCCAATGCGGCAAGCCTTGCCGGACACATCACCATCGGTGATCATGCCGTGATCGGAGGATTAACCGGTATCCTTCAGTTTGTGCGTATCGGAGACTACGTGATGGTCGGCGGTTGTTGCGCCATCGGTCAGGATATTCCTCCCTTTACGTTCGCCGCCGGCGGGTACCGAGCCCATCTGTACGGTCTTAATTCGGTCGGCCTGCAGCGCCACGGGTTTTCGGCTGATCGCATCGCCTTGCTGAAAAAGGCCTTTGATCTGCTTTTCCGATCGGGCCATCGGACAGCCGAGGCGATTCGACTTGCCAAAAAAGAGTTTAAGGGACAGGCCGATGTGGCCAAGATTCTCACGTTTATGGAGGGCACCAAGCGTGGGATCTCGCGGGCTGTCAGTCTTGATTTGGAGCGCGAGTTCGACCAACAAATGTGATGTCAGCCGCTATGCACCTCACCATGCCGATACCCGACGGCCGAATCGGGGTCATCGCCGGGAATGGACGATTTCCGATCATCTTCGCGGATAATGCCCGCAAGATGGGCCTCCAGGTGTTCGCGGTGGCTCACGAGGGCGAAACCGAACCGGAGCTCGAACAGCATGTCGATCGGATCCATTGGGTCAAGATCGGCCAACTCAATAAACTGATCAACGCGTTCAAGTCCGACGGCGTCCGAAAAGTCGTCATGCTGGGAGGCATCAAGAAAACGCACGTCTATAGCCATGCACGTCCTGATTTTCGCGTGCTGGCACTGGCCACGAAATTGGTCCTCTGGAAGGATGATGATATCCTACGTGCGCTCGCTGCGGAACTCGAAAAGGATGGAATCACCATCTGTGAGTCGACGTTCGGCCTCGAAGGGATTTTGGTTGAGGAAGGGACGCTTACTTCCCGCCGACCTACTAAAAAAGAGTGGGTCGACATACGCTATGGCTGGGACGTGGCCAAAGAGACAGGGCGTCTCGACATCGGCCAGTGTGTCGTGATTAAAGACCGGGTCGTCGTGGCGGTCGAAGCGGTCGAAGGAACCGATGAAGCGATCAAGCGTGGAGGCGAATTGGCCAAGGATGGTGCCGTGGTGGTGAAGCGATGCAAGCCGCAGCAGGATCTCCGGTTTGACCTGCCGGCCGTCGGTCCCAGGACCATCGAAGTCATGCGTTCCGTCAAGGCGTCGGTGCTGGCGGTCGAGGCCGGCCGGTCCGTGATGCTGGATCGAGAACTGCTGATCAGCAAGGCGGAAGAGGCCGGGATCGCCGTCATCGGCCTCCTCCGCGAAGAGAAGTCGAGCACGGGGACCTGAGTCAGGGATCCGACGGTCTGTCATTCAGGAGACTATGGCCAAACTTCGTGCCGGTGTCATCGGAGTCGGACATCTTGGACGCCACCATGCGCGGCTGTATGCTTCGTTGCCCGACTCGACATTGGTCGGCGTCGTCGATGACGACTGCGAACGGGCTTCTCTCATCGGTCGTCAATACGGCGCACGGGCGTTTGGCGACATGCCGAACCTTTTGGAGCAGGTCGACGTCGTGAGTGTTGCCGTCCCCACATCCGTACACTATTCCGTTGCCAAAGTCTGTCTCGAAGCCGGGAAACATGTGTTAGTGGAGAAGCCGATCGCCGTGCTGCCGATCGAGGCTCAAGAGTTGGTGGAGTTGGCCAGGGTGAATAAATGCACGCTGCAAGTAGGGCATAGCGAGCGGTTCAACCCGATCATGCAGATGATGCGGCCGCACATTCGACGGCCAGTATTGTTCGAGGGGCAGCGGATGGGCGTCTACAGCGAGCGCGGAACAGACGTCGATGTCGTTCTTGATTTGATGATTCACGACCTGGATTTGGTGTTGTCCTGCCATCCCGGTCCGGTAGAAGACGTACGGGCGGCCGGCCTGTCGGTGCGTTCTTCGACGAGCGATGTCGCCAATGCGTACATCCAATTCGAGAGCGGGTGTGTCGCCAGCTTGATCGCGAGTCGAGTCTCCTTGAAGGCAATGCGGCACATGCGCCTGTTCCAACCGGACGGATATGTGTCTATAGATTTCCAATCTCGCCAAGGAGTGATCGGACGCCGATCGGTTGAGCCAGGCCCGAGCCCGATGACGGCCATTGAAGAGTTTCAGGCCGGCGATGACGAGCCGCTGAGATTGCAGCTGGAGTCATTCCTAAAGTCCGTTCGTACGCAATCATGCCCGGTCGTGTCGGGCGAGGATGGGACGGCCGCTCTGGAGGTGGCGCATCGCGTGTTATCCGCCATCAACATGTTCGGGCAGCGCAATTCCTAAGCCCACATTATTTATGAACGCTTCTAACTGCAACCGCCGATACGCCGCTGCAACAAGCCGTCATGCGGCATGCCGACGGGCGGGCTCGCCCCTCGCGACCTCGACGTACTGTTTCAAGTACGCCTTGGTCTCTCGGAGCTCCACGCGCCCGTTTCGCTTGGCGTCTTGGCGGTTTCGTCACGAATCGTCATAAATAATGTGGACTAGGACATCTTCTGTCGGCTGATCATATTGGGTTCCTCGCGACCATGCGCATCAGGCCTCCATCACATCTTATGGTCTTGTAGACCCTCATGGCCCGTATCCTGATCATTTCCGGTGAAGCCTCCGGCGATCTTCACGGAGCCAATCTCGCCAAAGCGCTGAAAGCGCGCGATCCCCTGGTCTCATTGGCAGGAATCGGGGGGCGTGCGATGGAGGCGGCCGGTGTGCGATTGGTGGAAGAAATGGGGCGATTTGACGTTATCGGTATGGTCGGCCCCTTGGCATTGGTGTCGATCATCCGGCGGTTTATCATGATGCGGCGGTTATTCCGATCAAAACAATGGGACACGGTGGTGTTCATCGACCACCCGGGTCTCAATATGCGCTTGGCGTATTTTGCCAAAGCGGCCGGCTTGCGGGTGGTGTACTATATCGCGCCGCAGATTTGGGCGTGGGCACCTTGGCGGATTCGCTGGATCAAACAACGGGTCGATCACGTCCTGGTCATACTTCCTTTTGAGAAGCCTCTCTACGACGAAGCGGGTGTACGATGTACGTTTGTCGGTCATCCCATATTGGATGCGGTCGCAGGGCGCTACGATCGGAAGGAGCTTCGCAGCAGATTCGGTTTCTCCGATGACGAGCGGGTGATTGCCTTGCTGCCGGGAAGCCGGGCCCATGAGGTACAAGTATTGCTGCCGATCCTCCTCGAAGCTGTCGAGAAATTAGCGCGCTGCGAACCCAAAACGAAGTTTATCCTGGCGCAAGCCTCCACCATACACGATAATCTGTTGCAGCCTCTCCTGAAGCAAAGCCCGGTTCCTGTCGTGGTGGTGAAGGAACAGGCCGCCGAAATGATGGCATTGTCGGACCTTGTGTTGGTCGCTTCGGGTACGGCTACGCTGCAAGCGGCTGTCGTCGGGACTCCAATGGTGCTGTTCTATCGAACCACGCCGCTGACATTTTGGTTTGCGAATATCGTGATTCGATTCGTGATACGAGTCAAATGGATCGGGCTCGTCAATCTGGTGGCCGGCCGAACGATCGTCCCAGAGTTGGTCCAGTCCGCTGCGACGGGGCAGCGATTATATGAAGAAGCTCTTCGGCTCCTGGAAGATCGACCGACCTATAATGAGATGAAACGAGATTTAGCAAAGGTTCGGACCGCCTTGGGTGAACCGGGCGCATCAGCCAGAGCGGCAGAGGTGGTGTTGGCGGCATGTCGGGCTTAGAGCGATTCAAGCGGCTGATGGGTTATGTGAGGCCGTACCGTACACGGTTCGTAGGAGCGTTTGTCTGTTCAGGTCTGGTGGCACTGCTCAGCGGGGCCTATGCCTGGCTCGCCCGCCCGGTTTTGGACGATATCTTCATCCAAAAAGATGAACGGATGTTGCAGGTGCTGCCGCTGGCGCTTTTAGGGGTCGCCACGCTTAAGGCGGTGTTCAGCTACGGCGTGGGGTATTTGATGGCCTATGTCGGCAATGGAGTCGTGGCGGACATCCGACAGCAATTGTTCCAGCAGCTTATGCGACTGTCCGTCGGATTTCATGATGCCAATACATCGGGACGCTTGGTCTCGCGGGTCGTGAATGATGTGGGGATGATGGCCAATGCCGCATCGAGCGTCGTCAAAGACATTTTTCAGAACGGGCTTACCTTTCTGGCGATGGTCGGCGTCATCATCTATCAAAACTGGAGGTTGGCGGCGATCTCTCTGGTCGTGATCCCGCTCTCGGCGCTCACGATGGTGCGGGTGGGAAAACGATTGAAGCGATTGGCGACCAGCGGACAGGAGCAAATGGGGGATATGGCTTCAACGCTCCAAGAAACGTTCACCGGTATTCGAGTCGTGAAAGCCTTCGGGCGGGAGGAGGCGGAAGCTGAACGATTCAAGGCACGAAACCGGGCCTTTCTCTTGACCACGTTGAAGTCTAATCAAGTCTGGTCGCTCGGCCACTCGCACATGGAAATCATCGGCGTGATCGGGGTCGCGACCATTATTTGGTATGGAGGCTATCTGGTCATCCATGAAGAGATGACGCCCGGCGCCTTTTTCTCCTTCATGGCGGCGATGTTTATGGCGTACACCCCGATCAAAAAACTATCGGGTGCCAATAATTTGATTCAACAAGCGCTGGCCGCAGCCGAGCGGGTCTTCGACGTGTTGGACATGGAGACCGAACAGTCTCGGAACCGCGGGACGATCCCGCTGGCGGGAATCAATCGGGCTATTGAATTCCAGGGTGTCTCCCTGCGGTATGAGAATCAGACGGCTCCGGCTCTGATCGATGTGGATCTCACGATTAAGCCCGGCGAAGTGGTTGCGCTCGTCGGGAGCAGCGGAAGCGGAAAGACCACATTGGTCGGTTTGCTGCCGCGTTTCTATGAGCCGACGTCGGGCGGCATTTACATAGACGGCATCCCCTTGACCTCATACGAGTTACAATCGCTGCGGGCCCATATCGGAATCGTCTCGCAAGAGATCGTGTTGTTCGATGATACCGTCCGAAGCAACATCGCGTTCGGGAGGACCGGTGCCGGCCAGGCCGACGTCGAGCAAGCGGCGAAATTGGCCTATGCCCATGACTTTATTCTCCGCCTTCCTGAAGGATACGATACGATCATCGGGGAACGCGGTCTCAAGCTCTCAGGCGGCGAGCGGCAACGCCTGGCGATCGCCCGGGCTATTCTTCGTGACCCGCCGATTCTGATCCTCGATGAAGCGACATCGGCGCTCGACACCGAATCCGAACGGATCGTACAGTTGGCTTTGGGCAATCTGATGAAGAATCGAACGACCCTGGTGATTGCCCATCGACTGTCGACCATTCAAAACGCGGATCGAATCATCGTTTTGGATCGAGGGGCTATCGTTGAAATGGGCTCTCATGACGAACTGCTTCGACAGGGAGGCGTCTATCACCGCCTGCATGCCATGCAATTTCAGGATGTGACGAGTGTGTGAAGACGTGAGGTGCTGAGTGCTGAGTGCTGAGGGTGGGAACAGCCTGAAGAAACGTGTCGCACAGTGGGTGAAGTGTTTCCTGCTGCCGCCTGTGGCGGCTTCGATCATTCGCGCCGTCGCACGCTCGATGCGTTATGAGACTCGCGGCCATGAAGCGGTTGATGGGTTGTATCGGGAAGGGCGGAACATCATTCTCGCGTTTTGGCATGCTCAGCAGCTGATGATCCCGATCGGCTATCGAGGAGCCGGTGCCCATGTGCTGATCAGCCGGCATGGCGATGGGGAGATCATCGCCCGGATCATCGCCCGGTTCGGCCACGAAGCGGTTCGGGGCTCGAGTACGCGAGGCGGCGCCGGCGCGCTTCGGGCTCTGATCAAGCTGGGACGGTCCGGTCGGGATGTCGTGGTGACACCAGACGGCCCCAAGGGGCCGCGTCACGTCGCAAAGCTCGGCGTGATTCATCTGGCGAAGGCGACAGGTCTTCCCATCGTGCCTCTGGCCTTTGCCTGTTCAAAAAAAAACTCTTTTCGAGCTGGGATCGCTACATGGTCCCGTACCCGTTTTCCAGAGGACTCTTTCTTTACGGGAATCCGCTCTGGGTCTCGCGCGAAGCCGATGGAGCCTCGCTCGAGGCGACTCGCCTGGAGCTGGAGGCCATCCTCAATCGACTGACGGATCAAGCGGAGATCTTCGTGAAGCGTGAAACGTGAGACGTGAAACGCAAGAGGCTCAGAAATGAGGCAAGGCGTCTTACTTCCCACCCCTTACGGTTCACCTCGTTATCATGTGGAAGCTTCTCTATAATATAGGCCTTCTTCTGGCTTCTCCTGTAATCGTGAGCGTTCTCCTGGCCAAGCCGCGTTGCAGGCCGGGATTTTTGCAGCGGATGGGGTTGGAAGAACGTTCATCTGGTTTGTTTAGTTTGTCTCGTTTGTTTGGTATTGTGAACTCACCAGACGAACCAAACCCACCAAACAAACAAAACAAACCAGAAAAACCAGTCATCTGGATCCACGCGGTGTCACTCGGTGAAGTGGCGGCGGCGGCTCCGCTTGTGAAGGCACTACACGAGCGCCATCCGGAGTTTCGCTACATCGTCACGACGGTGACTGAGACCGGACGCGAAGCGGTCGAACAACGTCTAGGGGGCATCGCCGAACATCAATACGCTCCGCTGGATTTTCCCTGGGCCGTGGCCGGTATGGTTCGGCGCATGCGTCCAATGCTCTATGTGTTTGTCGAAACCGAAATATGGCCGAACCTACTGTGGACGTTACGAGAGCAGGATGTGCCCTCTGTGCTGGTGAACGGACGGTTGTCTTCCCGGTCGTTTCGCCGCCAGGACCTGCCCGTGATTCGGTCCTTCTATCGCTCGGTGCTTCAGACGTTGACTCTCTGTCTGACGCAATCCAATAGAGATGGAGACCGTCTGATTGCGTTGGGGGCCGATCCCACGCGGGTTCATGTGACCGGCAATATCAAGTTTGATCAACCGTTGCCGAACGTCCGATCGGATGAGTCGCTTCGCCGAAACTTAGGCATCGATGAGCACGAACAATTGATTCTCGCCGGCAGCACCCATCCCGGAGAAGAGGAATTGTTGGTTTTAGCTTACCGACAGATCGTGAAGACCCATCCCTCAACGGTATTGATGTTGGCGCCGCGCCATATCGAGCGGGCGGAACGAGTCGAAGCGATGCTTCGAGAAGCAGGACTTGTCGTCCAGCGGAGGAGTCGGATTCGAGAGAAGCCATCCGGCCCGCGCGTGGTCATTTTGGATACGAGAGGAGAGCTGTCTCGCGTGTATCGAGAAGCTGCGGTGGCTTTCGTCGGCGGGACACTGGTGCCAGTGGGTGGGCACAATTTGTTGGAACCGGCTGTGTGGGGCACACCCGTCATGTTTGGGCCCCATACGGACCATTGTGCCGAGGTCGCGACGCTCTTATCCGAGGCCGGAGGAGGTCGCCGTGTAAGGGGCGTGGAGGACCTTGTTGCCTCTCTTGAAGAATGGTTAGGTCAGCCTGAAACTCGATATCGGGTGGGGCAGGCTGCAAGACAGGCGGTGCTGGACAATCAAGGCGCGCTTACACGGAGCCTGGAGCTCATTGAAACGTGCCTCCGTGCAGCCCCTTCGTATTCTCATTCAAATGTGACGACAGGGCCGGGGCCTCTTATGGCAAAACCCTAACATGGCGTTCTTGCATCCTGGACAGCCGGTCCGTAAAGGGCTTTACTGGGTTGCCTGGTTATACGGCTTCATCATCCGATTTCGGCTGTGGTGCTATCGAAAAGGTTGGTTGACGACGACACGGTTGCCTTGTCGTGTGGTGAGCGTGGGCAATCTTACGGTCGGAGGCACGGGAAAAACTCCCATCACCATTCTCCTGACGGAATGGTTGTCGGCCAAAGGGCGGAAGGTGGCGATCTTGAGCCGGGGGTACAAACGGATGAGCAAGGCGCCCCGTCTTCTCGTGTCCGACGGATCACGAACGTTGGTGAGTCCGTCGGAGGCCGGGGACGAGCCGTTTCTCATGGCTCAACGTTGCCCACAGGCGATTGTCGCGGTAGGAGCCGATCGAGTTGCGTTAGGGCAATGGGTGTTGGAACGGTATCCCGTCGACTGCATCGTTTTGGATGACGGCTTTCAACATCGGTCGCTTCATCGTGATGTCGATCTTGTGCTGCTGGACGCCACCGATGCCGCAGGACTTGACGCGCTCTTTCCGGCGGGAAGACTGCGGGAACCCTTACAGGAACTGAATCGAGCGAGTGCGGTCATGATTACCCGTGCCGATTCGCGTCAGGATGTGGAGGAGATCTATGGCCGATTGCGAGCGATCGGCAGTCCATATGAAGAGGCCATTGAGGTTGTGTTTCGACCACAGTCCGTTCTGTCGATCGTTTCGGGTGAGCCACACTCGGTTGAATGGTGCAGAAGAAAAAAGGCATGGTTGGTCAGCGGCATTGGAAATAGCCGATCATTCCGTCGATCAGCCGAAACGACGGGGGTTGAGATTCTCGGTGAGACCGCCTTTGAAGACCATCATGGTTATGACCATGGTGATATTGAGAAGATTCGCGCCGCTCTACAAGCCACCGGGTGCGAGATCGTTCTGACGACCGAGAAGGACGGAGGGAAGCTGCTCCCCTTGCTCATGCCGAGCGACTCCTGGTGGATGCTTCGTCTTGGGACGGACGTCGTGCGCGGAAAAGAGCGGCTGTGGAGTCTGGTTTTGGGAAGGTGAGAGAAGGCAGCAGGAGCGGGACAGGCGAGACAAGCGGGAGTCGCGAGAGGAGCGTCCCGCATTTCTCGCTTGTCTCGCGAGTCGCGCGACGTGTGGAGATCTATGCGTAGAGGTTTGCCTCGAAAAATTTTGGTGCGGGCGCCGAATTGGATCGGTGATGCCGTCATGTGCGAGCCGGCTGTCCAGGGGCTTCGGTCTCTGTTCCCCGAGGCGGAGTTGGCGATGCTCGCCAAACCCGCGGTCGCGGAACTATTCCTTTCCCAGCCGGGGCTTCATAGCGTGCTGGTGTACGATGACAAGAAGGCTCATGCGGGGATTTCAGGAAAGTGGTCGCTGGGCGGTATGTTGCGACGGCACCGCTTCGATTTGGCGGTACTGTTTCAGAACGCGTTCGAAGCCGCATTTCTTACGTGGCTCGCCGGGATCCCAAGGCGATATGGGTATGCCACGGACGGAAGGGTCTTCTTTTTGACCGAACCGGTCGCTGTTCCCAACGGCTCGGTGCCGGTGCATCAAGTCGAGTACTATTGGAACTTATTAAAACCATTGGGACTGGCCGGTGGAGCTCCTCTCCCTACGCTGTTCGTTTCGGCAGACGAGAAACGAACGGTCGACGTACGGCTCGCTTCAGCCGGTATCAGTCCGTCGGATCTTATTATCGGTATCAACCCCGGATCGACCTACGGCAGCGCCAAACGTTGGTCACCCGACCGATTCGCCGAAGTCGCGAAGCGACTTGTGCGGCGATTGGAACAGGCTGAGAGCGCGCATGTCGCAGTGGTCATTCTGGGAGCGAAGGGAGAAGAATCGCTGGGAAAAGACATTGCGGCTCGGGTCGGCGGACGGTCGGTTGTCTTATCCGGCGCGACAACCATTCGGGAACTCATGGCGGTGGTGAAGCGTTGTCGCGTGCTGATGACGAACGATACTGGACCGATGCATATTGCGGCGGCTTTCGGTGTGCCGGTTGTTGCGGTGTTCGGCCCCACGGACTGGCGCACCACCGCTCCCTACGGGCAAGCACGGTCGATTGTGCGGGAAGCCGTAGATTGTGCACCTTGCCTCCTCAGGGAATGCCCGATCGATCACCGTTGCATGACTCGCATCCCGGTCGACCGGGTGTATGAAGCGGCCGTGGAGCAAATAGAACGTTCATCTGGTTCGTCTGGTGAAAAGAGAGCGGATACCAATGAGAACAACAAGAGAAACCAAACAAACAAGACAAACCAAACAAACCAGACAGACCAGAACATTCTTTCCGGCTACACCATCTTTCTCGATCGAGATGGAACGCTCAACCCAGATCCCGGCTACATCAACTCACCCGATCAGTATGAATTGTTTCCCGGGGTGCCTGAAGCGCTCGCCAGACTGAAGCGGGCCGGTGCCCGATTGATCGTGGTCACCAACCAATCAGGAATCGCGCGAGGATTTTTGACGCCTGAGGACCTCGCTGCCGTGCATATGAAACTCACGCGTCTCCTCGAGGCTGCAGGTGTGTCACTTGACTCCATCTATTTCTGCCCTCACCATCCTGACGACGGTTGCGACTGTCGAAAGCCGAACCGTGGGATGATCGACCAAGCGGTGCGGGAATGGGGAATGAATCCCGGTCGATCCTATCTGATCGGCGACCACATCCGCGATATCGAGTTGGCGAAGAGAATTGGGGCGCGGAGTGTTTTGGTAACGACAGGAGTCGTTTCCACGCAGGAGGCGGAAAGTCTGAAAGCCTCGGAGCCGGCTCCGGATTGGATCGCGTCCTCGCTGGAGGAGGCCGCCGACTGGCTGTTGGCCGATGCAAGCAAGTTGTCCGTACAGATCCGCGAACGTCAGCCCGCATTATTCATGCCGGTTCGTAACGAAATCGCGCAGTCGCGTGGCGAGACGGGCATGCGGAGTCCCGAGGAACCGAGGCATACTTGAAACAGTATGTCGAGGTTGCGAGGGGCGAGCCTGCCCACCGAAGTCGCAGCAGCGAATCCGCGATTGCAGCAGAAGCGTTCATGAATAATGGGGCTAATTCGCACGGCCGTGACGGATCGTGGAGACGGAGGAGCCACGGTCGGCCCTTGTGTCGGCTGGAAAGCCGGGGTAAGTTGTGAGCGGAGAATGTGATGCCTATAGGAGTCGGCTGTGTTCCATAGAGGAGAAAAGATGACAGTGAGCCGGCAAATGAACGTTTGTTCCATTCCTTGTAACCTTTGTGGCGGTGCCGAGGTGTCGATTCTTTCGAACAGAAGCCGAAGCGGGAAGCCTCTACGGACCGTCATTTGTCAGGCCTGCGGGCTCGTGTGGTCGGACCCACGCCCTCATGAAGCCAGGCAGTTTTATGAGGAGGAATATCGCCTCTCCTATAAACGCGCCTATAGCCCGAAGCCGAAGCATATTCTCCGTGCGGGCCATGTGGCCTTATCGCGATTCGAAAAGATCGAGCAGTTGTTGTCGAGCCGGAAAGCCGTCCTGGATGTCGGCACAGGCGGAGGAGAATTCGCCTATCTGCTCCAATCGTTGGGACATCGTGTGAAGGGGATTGAGCCGAATAGAGGATATGCCGACTATTCCATACGCGAATATGGGCTCACGGTTCAGGTCGGGTTCGTGCAAGATGCGGCGTTTGTACCGGACTCATTCGACACGGTGACGATCTG from Nitrospira sp. includes the following:
- a CDS encoding tetraacyldisaccharide 4'-kinase codes for the protein MAFLHPGQPVRKGLYWVAWLYGFIIRFRLWCYRKGWLTTTRLPCRVVSVGNLTVGGTGKTPITILLTEWLSAKGRKVAILSRGYKRMSKAPRLLVSDGSRTLVSPSEAGDEPFLMAQRCPQAIVAVGADRVALGQWVLERYPVDCIVLDDGFQHRSLHRDVDLVLLDATDAAGLDALFPAGRLREPLQELNRASAVMITRADSRQDVEEIYGRLRAIGSPYEEAIEVVFRPQSVLSIVSGEPHSVEWCRRKKAWLVSGIGNSRSFRRSAETTGVEILGETAFEDHHGYDHGDIEKIRAALQATGCEIVLTTEKDGGKLLPLLMPSDSWWMLRLGTDVVRGKERLWSLVLGR
- a CDS encoding D-glycero-beta-D-manno-heptose-1,7-bisphosphate 7-phosphatase; this translates as MRRGLPRKILVRAPNWIGDAVMCEPAVQGLRSLFPEAELAMLAKPAVAELFLSQPGLHSVLVYDDKKAHAGISGKWSLGGMLRRHRFDLAVLFQNAFEAAFLTWLAGIPRRYGYATDGRVFFLTEPVAVPNGSVPVHQVEYYWNLLKPLGLAGGAPLPTLFVSADEKRTVDVRLASAGISPSDLIIGINPGSTYGSAKRWSPDRFAEVAKRLVRRLEQAESAHVAVVILGAKGEESLGKDIAARVGGRSVVLSGATTIRELMAVVKRCRVLMTNDTGPMHIAAAFGVPVVAVFGPTDWRTTAPYGQARSIVREAVDCAPCLLRECPIDHRCMTRIPVDRVYEAAVEQIERSSGSSGEKRADTNENNKRNQTNKTNQTNQTDQNILSGYTIFLDRDGTLNPDPGYINSPDQYELFPGVPEALARLKRAGARLIVVTNQSGIARGFLTPEDLAAVHMKLTRLLEAAGVSLDSIYFCPHHPDDGCDCRKPNRGMIDQAVREWGMNPGRSYLIGDHIRDIELAKRIGARSVLVTTGVVSTQEAESLKASEPAPDWIASSLEEAADWLLADASKLSVQIRERQPALFMPVRNEIAQSRGETGMRSPEEPRHT